ctctctctcatactagTGCTTATCTACATCTGAAATAATGTCTCCCAAACTGAACACTAGTagtgtaattataaaatatatacctatgtCTAAATAGCAAGATGCTAGTGGTAGTAAggaatgatgttaataataatactacgggattgttggggggggggggaagacatTGCTAGTTGGAGAAACGGCACCCTTAGTGATTGTAATGAAACAGAAAGAGCTGGGCAGCCAGTCTGAAGAGAAGGCATTGTGAGTCCTCGAGTGACACAACAAAGGGcgatatgtaaaaaaatatataacagcagCACCAAGTCGTAAACGTTCTGCTCATACAACTAAGCACTATCCTAAGTGCTAAGGTTCAGTCTAAAGACCTTCAATCATAATGGCtgaagcaccaccaccaccattacagaTTCCAGCAACTCCAAGTTCTCCAGGCTTCAGGTTCAATGCCATCCTTCCTGTGATTCGGGTTCCAGACATTCTGCAAAGACAAAAACATATAACATTTTTACAGCCAGAGTTGTGCATTATTCTGAATCTCAACAATAGAATTAGTAAcggtgtgcacgtgtgcgtgcatgcacacacacacaaagaatacgGCTTGACATGTaaatatacctatgtatgcatatatacatatttcatacacagcacatcactctctctctctctcatatatcttcatcatctcaATTTACgcttaatatattctttcacctctgccactatcCGGCATATATaagtgcttacacttatcaagtattacctctaaaatttacagtacctacctatatatataaatatatagttttagagaaaagaaccaaagttcatgaattcattcatgaaaatccagtcacatatagaaaaattaagtaaatgcacgataaataagtataatataatacaaagtaaaaatcataagataatgaagataattattattattattattattattattatcatatttcttatgattttactttgtattatattatacttatttatcgtgcatttacttattaatttttctatacgtgactggattttcatgaatgagttcatgaactttggttcttttctctaaaactatatatttatatattttatactgtgaaacttaatttaattttaatttttgataaattgcatttaattgagtttttacctgtaaatttggatttttatccctgatattattatatatatatcattgtttaacgcccgctttccatgctagcagacgttaaacgatgatatatatataataatattagggataaaaatccaaatttatatatatatatatatatacacacacacatatatatatataggtaatatacaAGGAGTTTTTGTTAACTGATGTAATGTAATAGCTATGTACTATGAGTGCTCAGTTTGGTTTACCACCAAAACACATGTAGTGTTTGTGATGTTGAGACTGCCTATCAAAGGTGGCTAGAAATGGCTTCTCCTTGAGCGGGTGGAtacagattaaaataaaaaatgcaaaagcaaaatatttggcatcactcaaaataaaatttaatttagacagagaatataagcatatagagtctcttacagctgtttctagaacagccaaatgcttagtggtatttcacctgttgctatgttctgtgttcaaattctgccaaggttgactttgcctttcatccttttggggtcaataaattaagtaccaatgaaatactggggtcaaggtaatcgacatatcccttcccccaaaatggctgcccttgtggcaaaatttgaaaccattattattatattattattattattattattattgcatttcatctgaccttatgttctgagttcaaattctgccaaggttgactttacttttcatcctttcagggttgatgaaataagtaccagttgagtactggggtcgatgtaatcgattatccccctcccccaaatttcaggccctgtgcctatagtagaaaagattattattattataggcagtGAGTTTGTAGGATTGTTAGTGtgttggacagaatgcttagcagcatttcttgtagttctttgttctgagttcaaatgccattgaggtcaactttgtgtttcatccttttggggttgataaaataagtaccagttgaacactggggtcaatgtagtcaacttacCCTTCAAAACTACTGGTCTtcttctaaaattaaaattaaattattattattattatttaaggtggggagctggcagaatcgttagcacactggacgagatgtttagcagtatttcacctgtcgctatgttctgagttcaaattctgccaaggtcaactttgcctttcatcctttcagggttgataaattaagtaccattgatacactggggttgatgtattcaactcatcccctccctcagAGTGGCTGCCcttgcagcaaaatttgaaaccatcatcattattattattagggtatttgattgatagaattgttagattgccaaataaaaatgtcttgcagtatttttccaagatcaatgtaattaattaaacttctcccctcaaaattgctactcttgtgcctaaatcagaaacaattattattattattattattagggtggaaatttgacagaatcattagagcacaGGTCAATGTGCTTAATAGTATTTGTTgcaattctttatgttctgagttcaaatcctgctgagatcaacattgtctttcatttcgCTAGGGTTGATGATATAaattaccaatcaagtactgggttcgatttaatCAGTTAACACATTCCTTtaaaacctgctggccttgtgccaaacccagaaactgttattataataatgattattaagtTCAAAGAAGGTAATGCTTAAAGCTGTTTCAAGCCCTGCCATCATGGTGAGACTGATATAGTTGAAATTCTGTAGGTTGATGTCTGTAAGAACAACAGacaataggtggtggtggtgatggtgatggggcaCCGAAAGAGCAGCAGAAGGAAAATTGGCCAAAATGTTTAAGTACCAAGTCTGGCTGTGACACACACTCTGATGCATTGCAtcatgtttctatgtgtatctTAATGAAGTCAGCCAAGAAGAAGGGACTGTGCTCGTGAGCTCCATGGGTCTCCAGGACTTGTGAGAGTGATGTGGTTGATGTTAAGCTTCAACTGAAAGCTGATGTCTGCAAGGAGAACATCAACATAAAAGCAGTCCAAGAGGTTGGATAAAATGGAagccattgtagtagtagtagtagtagcagcagcagtatgaAATGAGCTGGTGATCTAATACATCATCTACAGCAAATGCACTGCACATAGCGagaatacattataaatatgtttgATGAGACATCAAACATACTCTCTGTATAAAGGAAACCTAAATAAGCTTCATACATACAGAAGAACTACAAAGACTATGGACAGTTTCCTTGATTCTTAGGTGAACTAATAAAATAAAGGACAGAAATGAAACTATGTCAAACAATGTTGACATATCAAGGAGAACAAGGAGTTTATACATCAACAATAGCTTACACACTTAAGAGTATCTCTAAAGGAAACATATGAAGGTCAATTTGTGTGGTAAATAAATTGTGAgggtgaagaagaaagaaaagtttgttTCTTACCCGATTGGGTGGCCCAAACTAACAGCACCACCATGAATGTTCACTTTGGCAGGATCAAGACCCATCAATTTGTTGCAGGCCAATACAACCACACTGAATGCTTCATTTATTTCCCACATTGATATGTCAGATACATTCTTACCAAACTGGGCCAAAAgctgaaaaacaaacaataaatttgCAAAATTAAGCTTACTGGCCTACTGACCACATGATGATACTTTCAGATCTTACTATTGTCTTAACTATTCTCAAACTGTCTGAGATAATTTGCCATTGgttagattataatttttcattctgTTAAACTCATCTTTAAATATGAACAAGTTTTCATTATTTACACCTACATTCAACCAGTTTGATCTCTGATTATCATCAAGGTGTGTCTCATTCTTCGATGTTGTGCATTATCCCAGACTTGATCTAGACTAGAAACTTTTGTTTctaaataatagataataatgcCATTACTGAGGTCAAATGGTCGTGTTGTGACTtgctgaataaaaatattattatttataatttagaaaTGAAGGTTGTCATTTCAAATCAAGCCTGgtcctacatatatattcagaaataagACACCTCATGATCAGAAATCAAACTGATTCAAATTATAGCTATTGTATTGTCGCTGGGCAAGGTATTGATTGCTTCAACATTACTCCATTGTTGAAAACAGATTCTGCTACTAATTCTTCAATGAGTGGGTAGCAGAAATATAAAGGAGacatccattgtgtgtgtgtgtgtgtgtgtgtgtggtatccaTTTTCTGATCATTGCTCCACACAAAAATGGTGGAATGGCTTTTGTATATttagacacatgtatattttttgaCATCGGTTACGCTCAAATATAAAATTGTAGTGGATCCTGTTAGACTGAAAtaaacaaagttatatatattgccTCATTATACCATACAATGGttgaacttttatatattttgaactgATCATTATGTGGTCACTAGTTCAGTGGCTTCCAAATAtgtaaaatactaaaaaaaagaaaatgtttacaagGGAGTGAATTAATAATGGGACGAGTCATTGGTTCAAGTTGGGAGTCAGTTAATGATAGAACCAGCCATAGGTTCAAGGATGAGGTCAGCAAAGTCAGGCGTTGAACTAAGTTTtagcatagctgtgtggtcaagaagtttgcttctcaagtacatggtttcagattcagttccaatgtatgacatcttgagcaagtgtcttctactatagtcccaggttgaccaaagggatttagtagacggagaccgaaagaagctcattgtatgcatgtgtgtgtgtgtgtgcaggtgtctctttgtcttgacatcacatgataattgtaaacaagcatcactgtcatataacTGGTATCCATCATTTCTAATGTTCCATGAAAACAGGTCTAGCTCCAGGAGGCAtaaccttatttggaaacagtgtgggttggtgacaggaagggcatctggtcatagaaaaatctgcttcaacaagttCCATGAAGCTGTGTGGGCATGGAAAAGCtgacgttaaaatgatgaagatgatgacttcCTCATCACTTTATTATTATAACGTGGTCTGTCTGCAACAGGATGGGAATAGTCTTGTGGAAAAGGTGATCATGGCTGGTCTATGTacaaggttagggttagggttagggttatgtccTCATTGGTGACAGAAGAAAAAATTAACTgcttagctttcagattactctgtcaaatgtaatgcatattcatgcaaattggtttgaattaattatgcattatctcataactttaagatttcaatgatatgattgcttattttttagaatgacattgtaggataggtgtgaaaggtcagatctggccagtttgaatataaaacatgagaAATATCTGGGTCTGACATaggcagtttaaatgctaaagggttgatctGAAGATAAAACCTCAGTTATGaagtaaatgagtgaaaaatgTTACCTTCTCCATGGCTACAGCTGGGGCTGTCGGGAAATCAATTGGGTTCTTGGCAGCATCAGCAAAACCTGAATGTATAGGGATAAGTCAAGCCAATAAGATATTCCGTGTTGATTTCAATACACATCAGTCATacacagtaacaaaaacaataataaaacaacaacctTAGGAACATGGTTGAAACATTTGCTTTATAGTCATGTTGCCCAAGTTCAATACTACCCTACAAGTgacttctaccatagccccaagctgaccaatgccttgtgaatggtaTTTGGTAGATAGGCGCTTTGCagaagtccactgtgtgtgtgtgtgtgtgtgtgtgtgtgtgtgtgtgtgtgtgtgtgtgtgtagataaggGATGAGTATGACCACGTCTTGTGCATgatttttctgtgttcctttgtcGTCTTTCAGTTgatgttttactcttttatatattatattatcattattttttcttctactacCTTCTTGGTAGGTTTTCCCTGAAGGAACAGAGGCAAGAGAATAATGAGGACTCTTTCCTCTTATAAGGTACAAAGCTATTTCCCTAGTGCCAATACCACAATGGAATGCATACACTACCATTGTAAAATGGAAGGTGTGTTACATGCAAAGTGTTCTACAAGATCTCCAGATAAATTGTACTTTTTATGACACTCTTGATTTGACATATGGGACCAACCTCTTTTCCACAAATGCAACCTCAAACCCTAACATTATGAGCATCATACCTAACTGTCAAATTCATTCATTCTATACAAAAACGTGGAATGGTCATGATCAGAATAATTTTGGTCATAAGTTTGTTGGATCTgggttgacttgaggctaaacaataaccacaacaacaataatgaggaGATGTAATTATGTGTTGCACAGATGTATTAGTAAATGAAGAAAGTCTTACCAACAATTCGAGCCAGTGGTTTCACCTTTAACCTGTCGGCTGCCTGTGCTGTCATGAGAACcatagcagcagcaccatcatctAATTTACTGGAGTTAGCTACAGTCACGGTACCTGAGGAGAAAAATAATGTTATAGAGAGTACCAATATGGCAATGGTCAGGGGTAGCAGTGTAGTGTTATATGCAGCAGAACTAAATCATTAGAAGAATTAGTTTAATATCCACAATACTAATTTAAGGTAACATACAGTACTAACATATTGTTATCTGTACTACTAACACAGTATCATCTGCAGTGTTAATACAGTGGCTCCCAGCAACTGTATCAATACAGTGGTTACCGGCAGTATTAATAGTCATAAGCACTCTTAATACAGTCATCTGTACAGTACTTACACAGTGTCATATGTTAATATACTGTCAACTGCAGTGCTAATACAATAGGCATTGCATTGCTTATACAATGTTATTTACAGTGTTATCTacagcagtgcttctcaaactatctgatgtggtgtaccgacagttttttttttccaatgtgccagggactggtaatatttcttgttaatattaatttataccggaaacaatataaataatgaatataataaaagctgacaatttttttgtcttatatttattttgtaaacaaataatacaatattacataagcattttataatgtttctttctttcctggaAACTCACCTCGTACTGCCAGCTGATGGCTTGCAGACTGGTGCCGGTCTGtagaccaccactttgagtagctcTGATCTACAGTGCTATTCCACTGGGCGACCTTGTTACTTGTATGTCATCTGCAATGCTAATACAGTGTCATGTGCAGTGTTAATATAGTTGACATCAGTATTAATACAGAGTCATCTCTATTGTTAATACACTGGTCATGTAGAGTGTTAATAGTGCTACTGATATTGTTAAAATAGCATGATCAGTATTGTTGATAAACGgttatgtatagtgtatatatggtGTAAGTAAAGTTTACCTTCTGCCTTTTGGAACACTGGTCTGAGACTGGGGACTTTGTCTAGTTTCATTTTATGCAACTCTTCATCTTTAGATATGGTTACTGTTTCTcctagtaaataaaagaaatttattattaatggTGAAATAAAAGATTTGGAAGCAAAGGTTTGGTGTTCCTAGAGGTGGTATAaattgtgtgatggtggtggtggtcatggtgtaGCACTGAATCTGGAAGAGGTGGAGGTTAAGAATAAGTCAATAATATTGACTGtattcctggaaaaaaaaaacactgttcaAGGCCTTGGAGTGTTCTTGGCTTTGAATTTTACTGGATAATTCCATGTCCTTTGGAGGTAATATGTAGAAGAGTATTTTGCAGTAGAAGGTTGCTGTTGAACAAAAATCTTAGAAGAGAACCTAGTTAGTGTCTCTGGAGGCAGGGAGGAAGTGTGAATCAAGTCAGAAGGCAGCAAACCACATCTTTCTACATGACTGAGACAACCACAGATATCATGAGCTTTATCCATCCTTTGGCTaaattatgaaatgaatattGTACTAAGGACATGTGAGGATATGTTGTGCAGGATGCAGTGTGGTAGTCTGGGTATCTTGTGTTGTGCTGTTGTGTCATAGTACATGTATGGTAGTGTAATGTTGTAGATAGGACATGTTGTATGGCTAGTGTGATAGACAGGACGTGTTGCGAGGATATATGTGGAGATGTAGTGTGATAGACAGGACATGTTGTGAGAGGTGTAGCATGATAGTCTCTTTGGGCagtgatgtaatcaattaatttGATGGGTGTGAAGGGTGAAGTAGCATAATAGAGAATAACTATGTCATACCTTTTTTCTTTGGTATCTGAACAGGTGTAATTTCAGCTGCCAAGATACCCTCATCACAAGCCTTCTGACTACGTTTGTAACTCATAACAGCATGTTCATCTTGTTCTGCACGTGAGATGTCATATTTTTTAGCAGTGTCCTCAGCACAGTTTCCCTACAAAGGAAGTCAACCATTGAAAATAACAAGTGACACAGACTGCTGAGCTTAAGACTGagctcatacaaacatacaaccatgcaaacacacaaatacatacacatacatatgttcacatacagGCATAAAGcctctctcacgtacacacacaatcacagatatTACATACTCAGAAATGCACCAATGCACAACCACAGATAAAGTCACATACTTCTGCTGTTTAAATGGGAGAACCACCACTAATTGCTTTTGCAGCTGCTGTTGCCAGTCCATGTTTGTGTCAATATCCTTCTCACCCCAACTTGGTGATCTCCAGGAACCAAGTTCTGAATAACTCTTCTTGAATCTGGCAGTCGTCCTTTCTGTGATGTCTTCTTTCTTGGAAGTGGGACTTTTCTTGCAGGAGCTAACAgcttacccacacacacacagattgaaaacacacaaaagcatacataaaaatatacataaacatacacttacgctcatatagacataaacatccacacatgcacaagcctacatacatacacatacacgaacagaTTCACAGAGTGATTCAAATCTGTTAGTAAACGAGAAGCATGTATGAATGGCAACTTTGtctaataatcctgtctactacaggcacaaggcctgaaatttcggaggagggggtaagttgattacattgaccccagtacttgactagtaattatttcaatgaccctgaaaggatgaaaagcaaagctgatgacagcagcatttgaactcagaatggaaagcaaatgaaatgttgctaagcattttgtctagtgtgttACTGGCTAATAAACATATTCACTATATGTGAATTATATACTGAGTagaatgaaggtgcatggcttagtggttagagcatcaggctaaCCCCATGAAATAGTGAGTTTGATCCCCAGAGTGGGCTGTGTGTtatcttcttgagcaagacactttatttcatgttgttccagttcattcagctgtagaaatgagttgtaacgtcactggtgccaagctgtatcggcctttgcctttcccttggagacTGGTATGcagggtgactgctggtcttctataaacaaccttgtctggaggagaactttctaggtgcagttccatagtccaatccatgctagcatggaaagcggacgttaaacgacgatgatgatgatgatgattcatgaccgaagagggtctttactcttttacagtATAGcagaatgattaagaagtttgcttcacagccatGAAATTCTGAGCTTGAGCTTACTTGTGGCAAAGCAGCTAAACACAATGGGATAAAATTTGTAGTGAGTGCGCGTGATGGGTGCACTGTATTACTATGTGATCTTTACTCAGGTAAATAGTGTATATGTACTGTGTACAGGTCTTTCTAATGAGACCCAAACATGTTCCTAGTTGTCCCCTTGTCTCTAAATAAAGATCAGATTTTCCTGTGAGCATGTAAATTAGTCCAGTAAaattacttctttatttcttgaaattattatttcccCTTCCCCTTGAGAATTGTGAACAGTAACTGCTaggtttttgtttactttctcaaacaaagaagaacattttaattaatgaaaaatgtcACCCAATAGAATCCCCCAGCATTTTGGGTACAATTTCAGCTGTATGAAGGCAGTATGATCATAATGAAAATTTCAGCTGTGTAAGGAGAAGGAATATAGTACAGTAATAAGTCTAGACTCTGGTCATCCTGTTCCTGCAAACTTATAATTAAAGCCATTTCATCTGTAACTATGCCATCTTTTGAAGGGTATTTAGAACACAGCATTTTCTAATATGTTTCTaccttttgtttctatatttctgttgcaatacactgcttttatttcaaataaatttgaaaataatgaagaatttagtaaatagctttgtcattattaagtttgtgtttggaacataaattaacataagatTTGAATgagagattttaatttagatcaccttaAAATAGGAAGATTGTATCATGGAACCAAAAGCATTAACAAATGGGTCAATACCAAAAGAGTTAAGACCATGGTGTATAAGTTcatggaaatttagctgctaattctagcagtttgagtgacTATATAGAAGCTCTCTAATTGTAAGACAGTTTCTTgagatgtttaaccctttagcattcggattattctgttaaatataatacttatttattcccattcttttgaattaatcattcattatcttggaactttgagatttcaatgaagcGATTGTTTACTTCTAGTATGACATTGTATGATAGCTGTTAGAAACCGGatttggccaatttgaacataaaacatgtagaatattttggccggataaggccagttcaaatgctaaagggttaagcttctGCTTTGGGGTTATTGAATGTGACTGAGGTGATTTTGCTACATTGCAATGTTTTCTATGAGTTTCTCTTGCACTTAGAGGATCTATATTTTTGGTGGAAGCTGGAAAGGTTGAGCGTGAACAAGGTCTCTGTGAAAAATGTAAGAGGAATTTATATTCAGACAGAGACAGAGCTTAATATTAACCtatgcagtgaactggcagaaaatGTTAGCCTGcaaagtaaaatgcttagcagggttgataaaaagagtaccagttgagcactgggaccaatgtaatcaacttaaaccctcctctgaacttgctggtcttgtaccaaaatttgaaatcaatattaagctGTGACTTACCATATGGATGTGATCATAGGCATCAGTTAATCCATCAAAAACAATTCCATCctagaaaatacaaaatagaaaagttaaagtgaaatagaaattgCATAAATAACATAAACTAAAAGAAGGATCAAATTGAACAAGGGATCAAATTGAACAAGGGACATAACTAAGTGAAGGATCATGCTGAATAAGGCATCAAACCTGATTACAGTTGAATGATTAAAACAATTCAAATCTACAGACCCCATCAGTAGCTTAATTGTGAGATTTAAAGATGTAGTTATGTTGAAAAGAAATTAGGACTTATAATACATATGTGGTGTGTAGTGATAGatgcaatatatatttgataaaagctCTGGAGTAGACTATATTTtgctgatgaggtctaataatattgaaatatgtcttaatttcttgaaattacctCCGCTTTTCTTTGGAGAGCCTCTAACAATACCCAGAAAgtcattattttctatttccaaCTAAAAGGGCAATTTCAGCTAATTGAGAATCTTTTGCATTCACCATTCAGTACATCTGCTCTTAACTTATTTATCAACACTTATCTTGTCTTCTAGCAACTTGGTTAGGCCTAAAGGCATAGTTACTTTGATGCATATGACTTCATCTGCTCTGCCACTGATAGAGGCAATAGAGCAATAAACCGTGGTGAATCCCAACCAAACTGATCTTGTTATTCTGGGTGCTGCTGATGTTTAGCCCCAGTTCATCCCTGACctgtaaacctatgatcaaagatatggCAGGTGAGACCATACGTATgattgagggaaatttagctgcatGGACCTTCCATCATTAATCAGAGGTACCTTCCATCATTAATCAGAGGTACCGTCCATCATTAATCAGAGGTACCTTCCATCATTAATCAGAGGTACCTTCCATtgtatgttagagagagagagagagagagagtacttaaCCTGGTTAGTGATTATTTT
The genomic region above belongs to Octopus bimaculoides isolate UCB-OBI-ISO-001 chromosome 2, ASM119413v2, whole genome shotgun sequence and contains:
- the LOC106875380 gene encoding acetyl-CoA acetyltransferase A, mitochondrial isoform X2, translating into MHPVMLNVFRRTFSQVSGLNDVIIASYVRTPIIPFLGAMASVPAPKLGSVVITEALKKAGISSEDVQEVYMGNVLQAASGQAPTRQALLGAGLPISTPATTVNKVCASGMKSVMMAAQSLMCGHQEVMIAGGMESMSNVPLYMLRSGTPYGGVKLLDGIVFDGLTDAYDHIHMGNCAEDTAKKYDISRAEQDEHAVMSYKRSQKACDEGILAAEITPVQIPKKKGETVTISKDEELHKMKLDKVPSLRPVFQKAEGTVTVANSSKLDDGAAAMVLMTAQAADRLKVKPLARIVGFADAAKNPIDFPTAPAVAMEKLLAQFGKNVSDISMWEINEAFSVVVLACNKLMGLDPAKVNIHGGAVSLGHPIGMSGTRITGRMALNLKPGELGVAGICNGGGGASAIMIEGL
- the LOC106875380 gene encoding acetyl-CoA acetyltransferase A, mitochondrial isoform X1, giving the protein MISVRLLNSKPVMLNVFRRTFSQVSGLNDVIIASYVRTPIIPFLGAMASVPAPKLGSVVITEALKKAGISSEDVQEVYMGNVLQAASGQAPTRQALLGAGLPISTPATTVNKVCASGMKSVMMAAQSLMCGHQEVMIAGGMESMSNVPLYMLRSGTPYGGVKLLDGIVFDGLTDAYDHIHMGNCAEDTAKKYDISRAEQDEHAVMSYKRSQKACDEGILAAEITPVQIPKKKGETVTISKDEELHKMKLDKVPSLRPVFQKAEGTVTVANSSKLDDGAAAMVLMTAQAADRLKVKPLARIVGFADAAKNPIDFPTAPAVAMEKLLAQFGKNVSDISMWEINEAFSVVVLACNKLMGLDPAKVNIHGGAVSLGHPIGMSGTRITGRMALNLKPGELGVAGICNGGGGASAIMIEGL